The genome window CCTCGCGCCTCAACCCGTGCGATGCTACGGTCGATACAATCGTTAGACCCTGTCCCGCAACTCATCTGGCAAGCGTCGCTCACGTGTCGTCCTGGCGTCGGTACCCGCCCGACCTCAGGCATGGCACGGCCGCAGCTTGCTTCCAAACTTCATGGCCACGTCCACGCGACCGTTCGCGCCTGCTACCGCTCTGCCGACGGCACCCGGCGTGGGCACTCGGCTCGACGATTGGGAGCTGGTGTCGCGCGTGGCCGAGGGGCACGTGACGACCTTCTACCAGGCGCGGGTCGCCGGCCAGTCGACGCAGACGGCGCCGGGCTATGCCGTGAAGCTGCTCGAGCCGCGCTTCGAACAAGATGCCCGCGCGATTGCCGAGATCGAGCGCGAGGCGCACGTCGGCCGGCAGGTCACGCACCCGCACCTCGTGCCGATTCTCGCGGCGCGCGTCAGTCGAGCGCCCTACTATGTCGTGATGCCCTGGCTGGTCGGTTCGACGCTGGCCGAACTGTTGGCGGGAGACATCCGGCCGGGCGTGGCGGCCACGCTCTGGATTGCCCGGCAAGTAGCCGAGGCGCTCGACGCATTGCACGCCAAGGGATGGATGCACGCCGACATCAAGCCGAGCAACATCTTTCTTTCGGCCCAGGGGCACGTGACGCTGTTAGACCTGGGCTTTGCCCGGCATCGCGACGAACAGACGTCGGCGCTCGATCGTTGCGTGACTGGCACGCCCGAATACATGGCGCCGGAGATGGTCACATCGACGTTGCGTCCCGACATTCGCAGCGATCTGTACAGCCTGGGCGTGACGCTCTACAAGCTTCTCTCCGGGAGGCTTCCCTTCCTGGCGACCGAGATCGGCGAATTGCTGCAGGCCCATCGCCAGGCCGAGCCGCCGGAGTTGCGTCGACTCGTGCCGGCCATTCCGCTGGAGGTCTCGCACCTGGTGCGCGAGTTGATGGCCAAAGAACCCTTGCGCCGGCCGCAATCGCCACGCGAGTTGATCGAGCGACTCTTCTCGCTCGAGATCAAGTTCTTCGCCGATCGCTCGGCTGCTTAATCAAGACGCCTGCGTTGAAAAAACTGCCGAGCGAGATTCAAGTCTCAGATCGGCGGCTGCTCGTGCCGGTAGCTGAGATCGAGCAGATCGATGGGATGCGCGATCCAGAGTTTTTCATGCTGTGCTCGGGCCTCGCGCGCGATCTGCAGCAGGCAGCCCGCATTCGCGGTCAGCACGATCGAGGCCTTGGTCTGGCGGATGTTGTCGAGCTTGCGGCGACTCAAGCGGCCGGCCATCTCGGGCTCGGTCAGGTTGTAGGTGCCGGCGGCGCCGCAGCAGAGCTCCGATTCGGGCAGATCGACGAATTGCAGGCCCGGCACTTGCGCGAGCAGTCGGCGCGGTGGCGCGACGATCTTCTGCGCGTGCGCCAGATGGCAAGCGTCGTGGTAGGTGGCGCGGCGGCGAATTTCGCCCTGGGGGGGAATGAATCCCAGGCCGTCGAGAAACTCGCTCACGTCGCGCACCTTGGACGCCAGCTTTTCGCGGCGGGGCTGCAGGTCGTCGTTCCAGTGATGCCCGTAGTCTTTCAGCATCGAGCCGCACCCGGCCACGTTCACGATCACCGCGTCGAGCGAGTCGACGTCGAAGGCGGTCATGTTACGATCGGCCAGATGCATGGCTGGCTCGCTCTGCCCGGCGTGAAAGTGAATCGCGCCACAGCAGGCCTGAGTGCGCGGCACGATCACGTCGCAGCCGTTTTGTTGCAGCACGCGAGCAGTGGCCCAGTGTGTGTGCCGGAACATCACGTCGGCCACGCAGCCGGTGAACAAGGCGACGCGTGCGCGGCGCCGGCCGACCGCGGGCAGCAACTCGGGCAGCGCCGGCTCCCGGCGTCCCGGCGGAGGCAACATGGCGACCAGTTGCCGCAGTCGCGGAGGCAGCAGGCGAAAGAGCCCCAAGGCTTCGGCCGCTGGCAGCAAACCCAGGCGTTGAGCGAGGCGGGCCGGCACGAGGGCCTTGCGCATGCGTTCGGGAAACGGAAACAGCGAGAAGAGGATCCAGCGATGGAACCAGTCGTTCGTCTTGGACCGGCCATCGGACGCCTGCTCCATGGCCACGCGAAACGGCTCGATCAGCTTGCCGTACTGCACGCCCGACGGGCAGGCGGTCTCGCACGCGCGGCAGTCGAGGCATAGTTCCAAGTGCCGGCGGACCGAATCGGAGAGCGGTATCCGTCCGTCGGTGACCGAACGCATTAGGTAGATGCGTCCGCGCGGACTGTCGTTCTCGTTGCCGAGTTCGACGTACGTGGGGCAAGCTGATGTGCAAAGTCCGCAGTGTACGCAATCGAGGAACAGCCCATAGTCGATGCCGGCGCCGGGATTGAGCGCTGCGTCGCTGGGAGCAGCGGCAGAGGCGTTCGGCTCGGCAGAGGTGCTCGATTGCGTCATGTCGTGGGAAACACAAACCGGCCAGGGTTGAGAATGTCTTTCGGGTCGAACGCCTGCTTCACCGACTGCATGAGCCGATAGTCGCTACGTGTGCCCCCCCAGATTACTTGTCGCGTAAGTTCGATACCGTCGGCGTACGAAAGCACTTCGATGTTTCCACGACCGGCGCCGGCGACCGGTTGCAGGCGGCCGATCACGGCCCGGGCGGCATTTTCCGGCATTTTGCGCCAGCGTGCCACCACGGCGCCGTTGCCGGCATGGGCTTGAACATCGACGCCGGGCAATGCGGCGAGCAATGCCTCGCAGAATTTCGTCGTCGCGCTCGGTACCATATGGGCCTTGAGCACGAGCGCCGACTCGCCATCGGTCGGGAACTCGACGAGGCGTTGGGCGAAGCCGGCGACGGCGCTGCGTTCGACGTGCGCAAGATCGCGCACTCCCTGGTCGTGCCATTCGGCGGCCAGTTGGTCGAGCATCCAGTCGACTTCGACTTCGGTTCCTTCGACGCCCACGACGAGCCGAGCGATGCTGCCACTACGTAGCGGACCAAGCGCCGGATCGTTCTTCCAAGGTTCGCCGGCCAGCAACTCGACCGAGACGGGGGCCGTCTGCGAGTGGACCAGCCGCGCGAGCATCGTCTCGGCCTGGGCGAAGCTCGGCACATCGCACGCAATGTAGCCCATCGCTGCGGGGATGGGCTTTACTTTCAGCGTGACCTGCGTGATGACCGCCAGCGTGCCCAGCGAACCGGTGAGCAGCTTGCAGAAGTCGTAGCCGGCGACATTCTTGACCACGCGGCCGCCCCCTTTGAAGGCCGTGCCGCGCCCATCGACCGCCGAAATGCCGATCACATAATCGCGCAGCGTGCCGTGACCGTAGCGCAGCGCGCCGCTCCAGTTGGTGGCCAGCATTCCGCCCAGCGTGGCGTGCTCGGCCTGGGGCGCATCGATCGGCAATCGCTGCCGCTCGGCGGCCATCGTCTCGGCGAGTGCCCGCATCGTGATGCCTGCTTCGACCGTGATGGTCATGTCGCGCGCGGGATAGTCGATCACGCGTGTCAGTCCGGCGAGCTCCAAGCCGATGCCAGAACGCCTGGCCGGCAGGCCATAGCGCAAGGCGGTTTTGCCTCCCAAGGGATAGACGGGGGTCTCCGTGCCGTGCGCCTCCCGCACGATCTCGGCCAACTCGTCGACCGTCGACGGCGTGGCGGTCGACGCGAGGGGGAGCGCATCGGTGGCGACGCTCATAGGGCCGCCCTTCGGCCGGGAGCCTTTTGTTCGATGCCGCACGCCCCAGCCACCGGCAGCATTTTTTGTGGGCTCAAGCGACCTTCGGGATTGAAGGCGTCGCGCAGCCGCCGCATCGCCTGCAAGTCGTCGGCCGTGAAGAGGCGGTTCATGAAGTCAAGCTTCTCGACGCCGATGCCGTGCTCGCCAGTCACGCTGCCGCCGCAGGCAATGCACTCGTCGAGAATCTCGCCACTGGCCGCCAGCACGCGGCGCGTCTGTTCCGGGTCGCGCTCGTCGAAGAGGACGATCGGATGCAGATTGCCGTCTCCGGCGTGAAAAACATTCACGATGCGGACGTCGTGGCGCGAGGCGATCTCGGTAATGCGCCGCAGGATGTGGGGCAGCTTCGTGCGCGGCACGACGCCGTCCTGCGTGCAGTAACTGGGACTCAAGCGGCCGACGGCGCCAAAGGCCTGCTTGCGACACTTCCACAGCAATTGTCGCTCGGCGGGGGTGTGCGCCTGGCGGACTTCGCGGGCATGGTTCTGCTCGCACAGGGCGATCACCCGGTCGCGCTGCTGGTCGAGCCCCGCTTCCAGACCATCGACCTCGATCAGGAGCACCGCCTCGGCATCGAGTGGGAAGCCGAATTTGAAGGCTGCTTCCACCGCGGCGATGATGCCCCGATCCATCATCTCGAGCGCCGCGGGGATGATACCTGCCCCGATGATGGCGCTAATCGCGCTGGTCGCATCGTCGACCGAATCGAACACGGCGAGCATCGTGCGACAGCCTTGTGGATCGCGCGTGATGCGCACCCAAACCTTGGTGACGATCGCTAGGGTACCCTCACTGCCCACGATCACGCCGGTGAGATCGAGCCCCGTGGCCTCTTCGGCCGGTCCGCCGAACTCGACGATCGAGCCATCGGCCAGGACCGCTTCGATGCCCAGCACATGGTTTACCGTCACGCCATACTTGAGCGTGTGTGGTCCGCCCGAGTTGGTGGCCACGTTGCCGCCGATCGTGCAGGCGCCCTGGCTCGAAGGATCGGGCGCGTAGTGGAAGCCGGTGCCGGCGAGCGCCTTGGTGAGCCACACGTTGACTAGCCCCGGCTGCACCAGGGCGTAGCGATCGCGCTCGTTGATCTCGAGAATCTCGCGCATGCGAGTGAGGACGATCATCACGCCACCCCCCACCGGCAGGCATCCGCCGGCCAGACTGGTGCCGGCGCCGCGGGGCAGATAGGGGACGTCGTACTCGATCGCCAGCTTGACGCAGGCGGCCACTTGTTCCGTGGTGCGCGGAAAGACCACCACGTCGGGGCAGTTCTTCTCGATCACGAATCCGTCGCACTCATAGACGACAAGATCGGCATGGTTCGCCAGCACGCCATCGTCGCCGACGACGCGTCGCAGGTCGGCAATCAGGCTGGGGAGCGTGCTGGCAATCATCGTCGAGGGGGGACAGGTGCGAGAGACAGGCAGGCCACGGCGGGCAATTCGATTATAGCCCTGCATCGTAGGTCAGGTACCCCGTACCTGACATCGTTCGACATGGCCGAGTCGATGGATCGTCAGGTACGGGGTACCTCTATAGCTTCTTCAATTCGCGCCCCAGGTGTTGCTCGACGCTTTCCACTTTCGATTCGAGCCTCCCGCGGTAGCCGCGGCGATAGTCGAGCTTCGCCGTGCAGGTAATGCGATCGCAGTCGGCGGCCAGCGCCTCGTAACACTGCTTCAAGACCCCCAGCACCTGGTCGATGTCTCCTTCGACGATCGTGCCCATCGCGTGCAACCGGTAGTCGAGGCCCGAGTTGGTCACGATAGCCAGGCTACGGGCGACGTAGGCGCCCACGCTGTCCCCTTGGTTCAAGGGCGACATGCTGAATTCGAGCAACACCATGAGAGGCGATTCCTTACGGCAAAGAGAGGAGGGAAGATCGGCCCGTATCGTAGCCCGGCTGGCAGTGCGATTTGAAGGTGCGGGAAGACTTTCCGCCGCTCGCTCGCTTCGCTGAAAAGGGCGTTGAAGGGCGTTTTGCCCGTCTGGCTGACCTTTGCGAATCTGGGGTATGGCACTACATTACGCCGCCCCCCCAGTCCAGGCTGCCTTGGCGGTGTTGGCGATCCTGCGCGCCGCCCCGTTCGAAGTCGTGTGCTGTCGTGAAATCGCTCGTCTGCCTACTCACGGGTGCCGGTTGTTGGCTGCTCTTCGCGGCGGGGGGACCCCACGCGCATGCGGCGGGGGAGGCGAAGCGGATCCACTACGTCGACGACTATCCAACTCTCGTCGCCGACGAGCCATTTTCTATTGACGAGGGTTCGCCAGGCGTGTGGCAGCCGACGGAAGCGGCGCTGGCCTTCGATCCGCCGATGCATTCTCCCTGGATGTGGCAGGTACTGCCCGAGGGGCTGATCTATCGTTCCTATCTCGCGGGGCCCAAGGAGCCGCGTCTCAGTGGCCTGCTCTTCAAGGATCATGGCACCTGGTACATCGACTCGACGCTTGGCGCCCGGGTGGGCATCCTGCGTTTCGGCACGCCCGACCCTTACAAGCCCGAGGGATGGCAACTCGACGTCGAGGGGGCCGCCTTTCCCCGGCTGAACATGGATGAGAACCGCGACCTCGACACGGCGGACTTCCGCGCGGGCGTGCCGTTGACGTTCGGCATCGGTAGCATCGAAGCCAAGTTCGCCTATTACCATGTCAGCTCGCACCTGGGAGACGAGTATATGACTCGCCATCCCGACGCCGAGCGAATCAACTACGTGCGCGATGCCCTCGTGCTCGGCTTCGCCCTGCGGCCGAACCCCAACATTCGACTCTATGGGGAAGCGGGCTGGGCGTTCTATTCCGATGGCGGCGCGCGGCCTTGGGAATTTCAAGTCGGAGCAGAGTACGCTCCCGTCCAGGCGACCGGTTTCCGCGGGGCGCCTTTCCTGGCGGTGAATGGTTACTTGCGTCAGGAGCAGAACTATAGCGGCACCTTCACGGCCCAGGTCGGATGGATGTGGCGCAGTCGATACAACGGTCCCCTGCTCCGTACGGGGTTTCAGTATCTGAATGGCAAGAGTCCCCAGTTCCAGTTCTTCGACCAGTTCGAGGAACAGTTCGGCTGGGGATTGTGGTACGACTTTTGAACCGCCTCGCTATCACGCTTCCGGGTGGGGGTGGTTGGCCCAGAGGCCATACTTGTTGAGGCGGCCGCGCGTACTCTACACTCGTGCGGATGCGACGCTCTATCGCCGAACACAAAATCTTCTGGCAAGAACTACGGCGGAATTTCCGCCACACCGGTTCTGTGCTTCCTTCGGGTCGTTTTCTTTCGGCCGCACTCGCGCGCTATGTCCGATCCATTCCTGGTGAGAAACGCATCCTCGAAGTCGGACCGGGAACGGGGGTCGTCACGCGGGCGATCGTCAAACGCACCTCGCGCGGCGATCACGTCGATCTCGTCGAGTTGAACGATCGCTTCGTCGAGATTCTGAACGGACGTATCGCCCACGACAGCAAGTTCCGGCGGCCAGGCGTGACCGTGCGGGTGTTTCACAGCCCGGTCGAGCAGTTGCAGGTGGACGTGCCGTACGACTTGATCGTGTCGGGATTGCCGCTGAACAATTTCGACGTGGCAACGATCGAGACGATCTTCGGCGCCTTCGAGCGCCTGTGTAAGCCGGGGGGCATCGTGTCGTTCTTCGAGTACGCCGGGGTGCGTCCCGCGAGGGCGCTCGTCGGACAGGGCAAAGACCGCGATCGCTTCCGGGCGATCCACGGCCTGCTGCGCGACAAGTTGCGCAAGCACGAAATCCGCCGCGAGTGGATCTGGCCCAACGTGCCGCCGGCCTGGGTTCATCACATGCGGTTGGACGAGGTGGTCGAACGCCCCCGGAGAAACGGCAAGCGGCGGGCGAAATAGCCCGCGGGTTTCTCCGCCGATGGCGGTCCTGCCGGCGCGCCGGGCGGACCGGAGGCATTCCGCCCCTCAAAGTCTTCTTGCCGCTGGCAGAGCGTGTGCCTATACTTTCGGTGTAACCCCGCTTGCTTTACCAGCTTACGTAACCCGCCCTGGGATTCGGCTGGCTTAACTCCTTTCGCCTTCCCCCCTTAAGGTGCAAAACGATGGACCGTAGGGTTTGGCTTTTTTCGCTCATCCTTGCGCTTGGTGGGGGCATGGCCACGGGGCTCGTCGTGCCGACGTTGGCCGACGAGGTCTCGGAGAAGTCGACCACGGAAGCCCCCAAGAAGCCGGGCGAGATCCAGGACGACTACGAGTTGCTCTCCGTCCTCGTCGACACGCTCGATCAGGTCGAACGCAACTACGTGAAG of Pirellulales bacterium contains these proteins:
- a CDS encoding serine/threonine protein kinase; the encoded protein is MGTRLDDWELVSRVAEGHVTTFYQARVAGQSTQTAPGYAVKLLEPRFEQDARAIAEIEREAHVGRQVTHPHLVPILAARVSRAPYYVVMPWLVGSTLAELLAGDIRPGVAATLWIARQVAEALDALHAKGWMHADIKPSNIFLSAQGHVTLLDLGFARHRDEQTSALDRCVTGTPEYMAPEMVTSTLRPDIRSDLYSLGVTLYKLLSGRLPFLATEIGELLQAHRQAEPPELRRLVPAIPLEVSHLVRELMAKEPLRRPQSPRELIERLFSLEIKFFADRSAA
- a CDS encoding FAD-binding protein produces the protein MIASTLPSLIADLRRVVGDDGVLANHADLVVYECDGFVIEKNCPDVVVFPRTTEQVAACVKLAIEYDVPYLPRGAGTSLAGGCLPVGGGVMIVLTRMREILEINERDRYALVQPGLVNVWLTKALAGTGFHYAPDPSSQGACTIGGNVATNSGGPHTLKYGVTVNHVLGIEAVLADGSIVEFGGPAEEATGLDLTGVIVGSEGTLAIVTKVWVRITRDPQGCRTMLAVFDSVDDATSAISAIIGAGIIPAALEMMDRGIIAAVEAAFKFGFPLDAEAVLLIEVDGLEAGLDQQRDRVIALCEQNHAREVRQAHTPAERQLLWKCRKQAFGAVGRLSPSYCTQDGVVPRTKLPHILRRITEIASRHDVRIVNVFHAGDGNLHPIVLFDERDPEQTRRVLAASGEILDECIACGGSVTGEHGIGVEKLDFMNRLFTADDLQAMRRLRDAFNPEGRLSPQKMLPVAGACGIEQKAPGRRAAL
- a CDS encoding FAD-binding oxidoreductase — translated: MSVATDALPLASTATPSTVDELAEIVREAHGTETPVYPLGGKTALRYGLPARRSGIGLELAGLTRVIDYPARDMTITVEAGITMRALAETMAAERQRLPIDAPQAEHATLGGMLATNWSGALRYGHGTLRDYVIGISAVDGRGTAFKGGGRVVKNVAGYDFCKLLTGSLGTLAVITQVTLKVKPIPAAMGYIACDVPSFAQAETMLARLVHSQTAPVSVELLAGEPWKNDPALGPLRSGSIARLVVGVEGTEVEVDWMLDQLAAEWHDQGVRDLAHVERSAVAGFAQRLVEFPTDGESALVLKAHMVPSATTKFCEALLAALPGVDVQAHAGNGAVVARWRKMPENAARAVIGRLQPVAGAGRGNIEVLSYADGIELTRQVIWGGTRSDYRLMQSVKQAFDPKDILNPGRFVFPTT
- a CDS encoding methyltransferase domain-containing protein, producing MRRSIAEHKIFWQELRRNFRHTGSVLPSGRFLSAALARYVRSIPGEKRILEVGPGTGVVTRAIVKRTSRGDHVDLVELNDRFVEILNGRIAHDSKFRRPGVTVRVFHSPVEQLQVDVPYDLIVSGLPLNNFDVATIETIFGAFERLCKPGGIVSFFEYAGVRPARALVGQGKDRDRFRAIHGLLRDKLRKHEIRREWIWPNVPPAWVHHMRLDEVVERPRRNGKRRAK
- a CDS encoding MTH1187 family thiamine-binding protein produces the protein MVLLEFSMSPLNQGDSVGAYVARSLAIVTNSGLDYRLHAMGTIVEGDIDQVLGVLKQCYEALAADCDRITCTAKLDYRRGYRGRLESKVESVEQHLGRELKKL
- a CDS encoding DUF1207 domain-containing protein → MKSLVCLLTGAGCWLLFAAGGPHAHAAGEAKRIHYVDDYPTLVADEPFSIDEGSPGVWQPTEAALAFDPPMHSPWMWQVLPEGLIYRSYLAGPKEPRLSGLLFKDHGTWYIDSTLGARVGILRFGTPDPYKPEGWQLDVEGAAFPRLNMDENRDLDTADFRAGVPLTFGIGSIEAKFAYYHVSSHLGDEYMTRHPDAERINYVRDALVLGFALRPNPNIRLYGEAGWAFYSDGGARPWEFQVGAEYAPVQATGFRGAPFLAVNGYLRQEQNYSGTFTAQVGWMWRSRYNGPLLRTGFQYLNGKSPQFQFFDQFEEQFGWGLWYDF
- a CDS encoding (Fe-S)-binding protein; the protein is MTQSSTSAEPNASAAAPSDAALNPGAGIDYGLFLDCVHCGLCTSACPTYVELGNENDSPRGRIYLMRSVTDGRIPLSDSVRRHLELCLDCRACETACPSGVQYGKLIEPFRVAMEQASDGRSKTNDWFHRWILFSLFPFPERMRKALVPARLAQRLGLLPAAEALGLFRLLPPRLRQLVAMLPPPGRREPALPELLPAVGRRRARVALFTGCVADVMFRHTHWATARVLQQNGCDVIVPRTQACCGAIHFHAGQSEPAMHLADRNMTAFDVDSLDAVIVNVAGCGSMLKDYGHHWNDDLQPRREKLASKVRDVSEFLDGLGFIPPQGEIRRRATYHDACHLAHAQKIVAPPRRLLAQVPGLQFVDLPESELCCGAAGTYNLTEPEMAGRLSRRKLDNIRQTKASIVLTANAGCLLQIAREARAQHEKLWIAHPIDLLDLSYRHEQPPI